One genomic region from Streptomyces sp. NBC_01304 encodes:
- a CDS encoding NUDIX hydrolase: protein MHKELRVAAYAVCVRDDQVLLARWIAGDGSRRWTLPGGGMEHGEDPYDTVIREAEEETGYAVRPVTLLGVDSIRRRYPRKLGAMADFQGLRLVYEGLVTGGSLRHEEAGSTDLAAWHPLDAVPDLPRVGLVDVGLSLWRERPAVGRV, encoded by the coding sequence GTGCACAAAGAACTGAGGGTCGCGGCCTACGCAGTGTGCGTACGGGATGATCAGGTACTGCTCGCCCGCTGGATCGCCGGTGACGGCAGCAGACGCTGGACCCTGCCCGGCGGCGGCATGGAGCACGGCGAGGACCCCTACGACACGGTGATCCGCGAGGCCGAGGAGGAGACGGGGTACGCCGTCCGGCCGGTGACGCTGCTCGGGGTGGACTCGATCCGCCGCCGCTATCCGCGCAAGCTCGGGGCGATGGCGGATTTTCAGGGGCTGCGGCTTGTGTATGAGGGTTTGGTGACCGGGGGCTCGCTGCGGCACGAGGAGGCCGGGTCCACGGACCTCGCCGCCTGGCACCCGCTGGACGCGGTGCCCGACCTGCCCCGGGTGGGGCTGGTGGACGTGGGCCTGTCGCTCTGGCGGGAGCGGCCGGCTGTGGGGCGGGTCTGA
- a CDS encoding TIGR03767 family metallophosphoesterase: MPRIRTVAEALDRRTFLTAAGAASAATGLGLALGLGGGEAGAAAPPAAAPVRGRQAPPPALAPYTRNTTLQSVAKPSGTTGYRRLGSGTAWPRLTRTDLAAAKPNRATRRKTLAAFVQFTDLHIVDVQHPLRYEYLRAQTASAWRPQEALSVAGAVSLVERVNALRGAPATGAPLSFVMTTGDNTDNNSKAELDWFLTAMSGGTITPNTGDPRRYEGVQDSGLKLYWHPDDALRDADKRLGFPHLDGFLEAATRQVRSPGLNLPWYSTVGNHDSLPGGCFAPGDAWLTDFATGGKKLMELPEAEGAAFWKSVKKGLDPKGAHFKELIKSQSRKLRPVTPDPARAPFTPAEYLQAHLDPAHAGHGPVGHGYTQANLASTTQYYAFEIAEGVLGVSLDTTDPGGHYEGSLGTAQLKWLERTLKAADKDGAYVVVFSHHTSASMRNLRTDPAHPGEKRHGGDEVLQVLKGHRSVVAWINGHSHKNNITPHGGFWEVTTASHIDFPQLARVIEITDNKDGTLSLFTTLIESAAPHRTDFADLSQPGLGALYRELAFNAPGAKPTLGGDPEDRNTELVLRKG, from the coding sequence ATGCCGCGCATACGCACAGTCGCCGAAGCCCTCGACCGCCGCACCTTCCTCACCGCCGCAGGCGCGGCCAGCGCAGCCACCGGACTCGGCCTGGCCCTGGGCCTAGGCGGCGGCGAGGCGGGCGCCGCCGCACCGCCCGCGGCCGCACCCGTCCGAGGCAGGCAGGCCCCACCGCCCGCGCTCGCCCCGTACACCAGGAACACCACGCTGCAGTCGGTGGCCAAACCGAGCGGCACCACCGGCTACCGCCGCCTGGGCAGCGGAACCGCCTGGCCCCGCCTCACCCGCACCGACCTCGCCGCCGCCAAGCCGAACCGCGCCACCCGCCGCAAGACCCTCGCCGCCTTCGTGCAATTCACCGACCTGCACATCGTCGACGTACAACACCCCCTGCGCTACGAGTACTTGAGGGCCCAGACCGCCAGCGCCTGGCGCCCCCAGGAGGCCCTGTCCGTGGCCGGCGCGGTCAGCCTCGTCGAGCGCGTCAACGCCCTGCGCGGCGCCCCCGCGACCGGCGCCCCGCTCAGCTTCGTCATGACGACCGGCGACAACACGGACAACAACTCCAAGGCCGAACTCGACTGGTTCCTCACCGCCATGAGCGGCGGCACCATCACCCCCAACACCGGTGACCCGCGCCGCTACGAGGGCGTACAGGACAGCGGGCTGAAGCTCTACTGGCACCCGGACGACGCCCTGCGCGACGCCGACAAGCGGCTCGGCTTCCCGCACCTCGACGGGTTCCTGGAAGCTGCCACCCGCCAGGTCCGCAGCCCCGGCCTCAACCTCCCCTGGTACTCCACCGTCGGCAACCACGACTCCCTGCCCGGCGGCTGCTTCGCACCCGGCGACGCCTGGCTGACGGACTTCGCCACCGGGGGCAAGAAGCTGATGGAGCTGCCCGAGGCGGAGGGCGCCGCCTTCTGGAAGTCCGTGAAGAAGGGCCTCGACCCGAAGGGCGCCCACTTCAAGGAACTCATCAAGTCCCAGTCGCGGAAGCTCCGTCCGGTCACCCCCGACCCCGCCCGCGCGCCCTTCACCCCGGCCGAGTACCTACAGGCCCACCTCGACCCGGCACACGCGGGCCACGGCCCCGTCGGGCACGGCTATACGCAGGCCAACCTGGCCTCCACCACCCAGTACTACGCCTTCGAGATCGCCGAAGGGGTCCTCGGCGTCAGCCTCGACACCACCGACCCGGGCGGCCACTACGAGGGCTCCCTCGGCACCGCCCAGCTCAAGTGGCTGGAGCGGACGTTGAAGGCAGCCGACAAGGACGGCGCGTACGTCGTCGTCTTCAGCCACCACACCAGCGCCAGCATGCGCAATCTGCGCACCGATCCCGCGCACCCCGGCGAGAAGCGGCACGGCGGCGACGAGGTCCTCCAGGTCCTCAAGGGGCACCGCTCCGTCGTCGCCTGGATCAACGGCCACAGCCACAAGAACAACATCACCCCGCACGGCGGCTTCTGGGAGGTCACCACCGCCTCGCACATCGACTTCCCGCAGCTGGCCCGCGTCATCGAGATCACCGACAACAAGGACGGCACGCTCTCCCTGTTCACCACGCTCATCGAGTCGGCCGCCCCGCACCGAACGGATTTCGCCGATCTCTCCCAGCCCGGACTCGGCGCGCTCTACCGGGAGCTGGCCTTCAACGCGCCCGGCGCCAAGCCCACGTTGGGCGGCGACCCAGAGGACCGCAACACCGAGCTGGTCCTGCGCAAAGGCTGA
- a CDS encoding CGNR zinc finger domain-containing protein, which translates to MSAETDPRPLVGEPLALDLLNTRWIHEGERQDLLTGVDGARIWLASTGLDDRFDADATTLRHLLQARDAIGAIVDSPGDAAAAARVDEVLGHGRIRATLTSEGPGEHAEFDDVAWGPAWLAARNYLELLSTAPDRIRACSHDACILHFFDTSRNGTRRWCSMAICGNRAKASRHYARTKTT; encoded by the coding sequence ATGTCCGCCGAGACCGACCCCCGCCCGCTCGTCGGCGAGCCCCTCGCACTCGATCTGCTCAATACCCGCTGGATCCACGAGGGCGAGCGCCAGGATCTGCTGACCGGGGTCGACGGCGCCCGGATCTGGCTGGCCTCGACCGGTCTCGACGACCGGTTCGACGCGGACGCGACCACCCTGCGCCATCTGCTGCAGGCCCGCGACGCGATCGGGGCGATCGTCGACAGCCCCGGTGATGCGGCCGCCGCCGCGCGGGTCGACGAGGTGCTGGGGCACGGTCGCATCCGCGCGACCCTGACCAGCGAGGGTCCCGGTGAGCACGCCGAGTTCGACGACGTGGCGTGGGGGCCGGCGTGGCTCGCCGCGCGCAACTACCTGGAGCTCCTGAGCACCGCCCCCGACCGGATCAGGGCCTGCTCGCACGACGCCTGCATCCTGCACTTCTTCGACACGTCGAGGAACGGGACCCGGCGCTGGTGCTCCATGGCGATCTGCGGCAATCGAGCGAAAGCCTCCCGGCATTACGCCCGCACCAAGACGACCTGA
- a CDS encoding mycothiol-dependent nitroreductase Rv2466c family protein, translated as MTAQPTNDKVKADFWFDPLCPWAWMTSRWMLEVEKVRPVEVHWHVMSLAVLNEDKDVPEEYREGLKQAWAPVRVVIAAQQKHGDEVVGPLYTALGTRFHNEGQGPTREAIAAALEEVGLPASLLEYADSSEYDKELRASHAEGIEKVGQEVGTPVISVPGAEGSEVAFFGPVVTPAPQGEAAARLWDGTLLVASTPGFYEIKRTRTAGPDFSNL; from the coding sequence ATGACTGCCCAGCCGACGAACGACAAGGTCAAGGCCGACTTCTGGTTCGACCCGCTGTGTCCCTGGGCCTGGATGACGTCCCGCTGGATGCTCGAGGTCGAGAAGGTCCGTCCGGTCGAGGTGCACTGGCACGTGATGAGCCTGGCCGTCCTCAACGAGGACAAGGACGTCCCCGAGGAGTACCGCGAGGGCCTGAAGCAGGCCTGGGCTCCGGTCCGCGTGGTCATCGCGGCGCAGCAGAAGCACGGCGACGAGGTGGTCGGGCCGCTGTACACCGCGCTCGGCACGCGTTTCCACAATGAGGGTCAGGGCCCCACGCGGGAGGCCATCGCCGCGGCGCTGGAGGAGGTCGGGCTGCCCGCTTCCCTTCTTGAGTACGCGGACTCGTCCGAGTACGACAAGGAGCTGCGGGCGTCGCACGCGGAGGGGATCGAGAAGGTCGGGCAGGAGGTCGGTACGCCGGTGATTTCCGTGCCGGGTGCGGAGGGGTCCGAGGTCGCCTTCTTCGGGCCGGTGGTCACCCCGGCGCCCCAGGGGGAGGCTGCGGCTCGGCTGTGGGACGGGACGCTGCTGGTGGCGTCGACGCCCGGCTTCTACGAGATCAAGCGGACTCGGACCGCTGGGCCGGACTTCTCCAACCTCTGA
- a CDS encoding serine hydrolase domain-containing protein — protein MAVRTARPVRGALIGIAVAGALTATAFAAPAQAASERSDHTGTQAAMDAAVKDGVPGVAGQAIDKSGRWKGTSGVGNLRTGKPRSAHDRYRVGSITKTFVSTVLLQLEAEGKLDLDDKVAEWLPGVVEGHGHDGSRISVRQLLNHTSGIFDYTTDDGFGQRVFAKGFLKHRYDTWTPEQLVKIAMGHKPTFEPGASWSYSNTNYVLAGMIVEKVSGRPYADEIERRIIEPLGLHATTSPGTDASVPKPSSRAYSKLSAEPKPTDKTYDVTELNPTLASAAGDMISDSGDLNRFYSALLRGKLLPPAQLKEMKDTVPIEGVPNVSYGLGLMRNELPCGGVVWGHSGGIHGSSSLALTTTDGSHSLALNFNGDWSGDSDAVAEAEFCPKK, from the coding sequence ATGGCAGTACGTACAGCACGACCGGTACGCGGCGCGCTGATCGGCATCGCGGTGGCGGGCGCGCTGACCGCGACCGCGTTCGCGGCACCCGCGCAGGCCGCGAGCGAGCGCTCGGACCACACCGGCACCCAGGCGGCCATGGACGCCGCAGTCAAGGACGGGGTCCCGGGCGTCGCCGGGCAGGCCATCGACAAGAGCGGGCGCTGGAAAGGCACTTCGGGCGTCGGCAACCTCAGGACGGGCAAGCCGCGCAGCGCGCACGACCGCTACCGGGTCGGCTCCATCACCAAGACCTTCGTCTCCACGGTGCTGCTCCAGCTGGAGGCCGAGGGGAAGCTCGACCTGGACGACAAGGTGGCCGAGTGGCTGCCGGGTGTGGTGGAGGGCCACGGTCACGACGGCAGCAGGATCAGCGTCCGGCAGCTGCTCAATCACACCAGCGGCATCTTCGACTACACCACGGACGACGGCTTCGGCCAGCGCGTGTTCGCCAAGGGGTTCCTGAAGCACCGCTACGACACCTGGACGCCAGAGCAGCTGGTGAAGATCGCCATGGGCCACAAGCCCACCTTCGAGCCGGGCGCCTCCTGGAGCTACTCCAACACCAACTACGTACTCGCCGGAATGATCGTCGAGAAGGTCTCGGGACGTCCGTACGCCGATGAGATCGAGCGGCGCATCATCGAACCCCTCGGCCTGCACGCCACCACCTCGCCGGGCACCGACGCGTCGGTGCCGAAGCCGAGTTCACGCGCGTACTCGAAGCTCTCCGCGGAGCCCAAGCCGACGGACAAGACGTACGACGTCACCGAGCTGAACCCGACCCTCGCGTCGGCGGCGGGCGACATGATCTCCGACTCCGGCGATCTGAACCGCTTCTACAGCGCGCTGCTGCGCGGCAAGCTGCTGCCGCCGGCCCAGCTCAAGGAGATGAAGGACACGGTGCCGATCGAGGGCGTGCCGAACGTGAGCTACGGCCTCGGCCTGATGCGCAACGAGCTGCCCTGCGGCGGCGTGGTCTGGGGCCACAGCGGCGGCATCCACGGCTCCTCGTCCCTGGCGCTGACCACGACCGACGGCAGCCATTCGCTCGCCCTGAACTTCAACGGCGACTGGTCGGGCGACAGCGACGCGGTCGCCGAGGCGGAGTTCTGCCCGAAGAAGTAG